A region from the Desulfosoma sp. genome encodes:
- a CDS encoding ATP-binding protein has protein sequence MNQDRLDPAPEILRDFFHLTRDAVLFVDPQGIIVYANPSACRLVGYDQQQLQKSHVSLLLRQHDVTRALAEASEQRRLPSRYGEYRLRSANGALLWVEISAFEFPREHQGLMGWVLRDITTRKGLEADIANRTKLEAVSTMAGGIAHDWNNILSIILGNLDLALSKCRPEDPITPMLRSANLAAMEARDLTFKFLCFARSGLQEITTVHAGSLAEEACRTTLSGKPVTSQVMFSNGLWSLKGDPQLLRTLLVNVLDNARAASPVGGRILVRLQNVQLKPEDPLCLHIKPGCYVRFDIQDEGPGIPADILDRVFDPYFSTKPRGTQKGMGMGLSVAWGIVQSHGGYIGITTQEQAGTTVTIYLPAVPESRSLEARLAEMEGPLRAKILVMDDEPMLRQLAEAVMDHLGYQCETARHGKEAIAKYKEAMEAGEPFDMVILDLTVKGGMGGIPTIAQLLSIDPKVKAVIYTGYSADPILDNYRLYGFQGALPKPYAIKDMAEMIRRVLGKKEH, from the coding sequence ATGAATCAAGATCGGCTGGATCCAGCTCCAGAGATCCTACGGGATTTTTTTCACTTGACTCGTGATGCGGTCCTGTTTGTGGATCCCCAAGGAATTATTGTTTACGCCAACCCTTCGGCATGCCGCCTTGTGGGATACGACCAGCAACAGTTACAAAAATCACACGTGAGCCTTCTTTTGCGTCAACACGACGTGACGCGAGCCTTGGCTGAAGCTTCGGAACAAAGGAGGTTACCTTCGCGTTACGGGGAATACCGCCTAAGAAGTGCGAACGGCGCTTTGCTATGGGTTGAAATAAGCGCCTTTGAATTTCCACGGGAACATCAGGGTCTCATGGGCTGGGTTTTGAGGGACATCACGACACGGAAGGGATTGGAAGCGGATATCGCCAACCGAACCAAGCTGGAAGCCGTGTCCACCATGGCGGGCGGCATCGCCCATGATTGGAACAATATTCTTTCCATCATATTAGGCAATCTGGATTTGGCCCTAAGCAAGTGCCGTCCGGAAGATCCCATCACTCCCATGCTGCGTAGCGCCAACCTGGCGGCCATGGAAGCCCGAGATTTGACTTTTAAGTTTTTGTGTTTCGCTCGAAGCGGCCTGCAAGAAATAACCACCGTTCATGCCGGGTCTTTGGCCGAAGAGGCTTGCCGAACGACCTTGTCGGGAAAGCCCGTAACCAGCCAGGTGATGTTTTCAAACGGCCTGTGGAGCTTGAAAGGCGACCCGCAGCTCTTGCGCACCCTTTTGGTGAATGTGCTGGACAACGCTCGAGCCGCCAGCCCTGTGGGGGGACGAATTCTGGTACGCCTGCAAAACGTGCAACTCAAGCCCGAGGATCCCTTGTGCCTCCACATCAAACCCGGATGTTATGTTCGGTTTGACATTCAGGATGAAGGTCCTGGGATTCCAGCGGATATTCTAGATCGCGTCTTTGATCCTTATTTTTCCACCAAACCTCGAGGCACGCAAAAAGGCATGGGCATGGGCCTTTCCGTTGCCTGGGGCATTGTGCAGAGCCATGGAGGCTATATTGGCATCACGACGCAGGAACAGGCGGGAACGACCGTGACCATCTATTTGCCGGCGGTTCCTGAAAGTCGATCCCTTGAGGCGCGTCTGGCCGAAATGGAAGGTCCGTTGCGTGCCAAGATCCTGGTCATGGACGATGAACCCATGCTCCGACAATTGGCGGAAGCTGTGATGGACCACCTTGGCTACCAGTGTGAAACCGCGCGACACGGCAAAGAAGCCATCGCCAAGTACAAGGAAGCCATGGAAGCCGGGGAACCCTTTGACATGGTGATTCTGGATCTCACCGTCAAAGGGGGCATGGGCGGTATTCCCACGATAGCTCAGCTGTTGAGCATTGACCCAAAGGTCAAAGCAGTGATCTATACCGGGTATTCGGCGGATCCTATTCTGGACAATTACCGGCTCTACGGGTTCCAGGGCGCCTTACCCAAACCCTACGCCATCAAGGACATGGCGGAAATGATTCGCCGCGTGCTTGGAAAAAAAGAACATTGA